A single genomic interval of Bos javanicus breed banteng chromosome 26, ARS-OSU_banteng_1.0, whole genome shotgun sequence harbors:
- the NPM3 gene encoding nucleoplasmin-3 isoform X2, protein MAAGAAAALTFLDQESRVRAGGVEEEDDAEHVLALTMLCLTEGAKDECNVVEVVARNHDHQEIAVPVANLKLSCQPMLSLDDFQLQPPVTFRLKSGSGPVRITGRHQIVTISNDLSEEESEEDGSEEEEAELCPVLPAKKLGRRL, encoded by the exons ATGGCAGCTGGCGCAGCGGCCGCCTTGACGTTTTTGGATCAGGAGAGCCGAGTCCGAGCTGGGGGG gtAGAAGAAGAGGATGACGCGGAGCATGTGCTGGCTTTGACCATG CTCTGCCTCACCGAGGGGGCCAAAGATGAGTGTAATGTGGTAGAAGTCGTGGCACGGAACCATGACCACCAGGAGATCGCAGTCCCTGTGGCCAACCTCAAGTTGTCCTGCCAACCCATG CTCAGTTTGGATGACTTCCAGCTCCAGCCACCTGTAACCTTCCGCCTGAAGTCAGGTTCTGGCCCTGTGCGCATCACTGGGCGGCACCAGATTG TTACTATAAGCAATGATCTTTCTGAGGAAGAGAGCGAAGAAGACGGGAGTGAGGAGGAGGAAGCTGAGTTGTGTCCTGTCCTTCCTGCCAAGAAGCTGGGGCGCAGGCTCTAA
- the NPM3 gene encoding nucleoplasmin-3 isoform X1, translated as MAAGAAAALTFLDQESRVRAGGVGSLQVPAPVTMDSFFFGCELSGHTRSFTFKVEEEDDAEHVLALTMLCLTEGAKDECNVVEVVARNHDHQEIAVPVANLKLSCQPMLSLDDFQLQPPVTFRLKSGSGPVRITGRHQIVTISNDLSEEESEEDGSEEEEAELCPVLPAKKLGRRL; from the exons ATGGCAGCTGGCGCAGCGGCCGCCTTGACGTTTTTGGATCAGGAGAGCCGAGTCCGAGCTGGGGGGGTAGGCAGTCTGCAAGTCCCGGCCCCGGTCACCATGGACAGTTTCTTTTTCG GCTGTGAGCTCTCAGGCCACACtcgctctttcaccttcaaggtAGAAGAAGAGGATGACGCGGAGCATGTGCTGGCTTTGACCATG CTCTGCCTCACCGAGGGGGCCAAAGATGAGTGTAATGTGGTAGAAGTCGTGGCACGGAACCATGACCACCAGGAGATCGCAGTCCCTGTGGCCAACCTCAAGTTGTCCTGCCAACCCATG CTCAGTTTGGATGACTTCCAGCTCCAGCCACCTGTAACCTTCCGCCTGAAGTCAGGTTCTGGCCCTGTGCGCATCACTGGGCGGCACCAGATTG TTACTATAAGCAATGATCTTTCTGAGGAAGAGAGCGAAGAAGACGGGAGTGAGGAGGAGGAAGCTGAGTTGTGTCCTGTCCTTCCTGCCAAGAAGCTGGGGCGCAGGCTCTAA
- the OGA gene encoding protein O-GlcNAcase, giving the protein MVQKESQAALEERESELNSNPAASAGASLEPQAAPAPGEDNPTGAGGAAVAGAAGGARRFLCGVVEGFYGRPWVMEQRKELFRRLQKWELNTYLYAPKDDYKHRMFWREMYSVEEAEQLMTLISAAREYEIEFIYAISPGLDITFSNPKEVSTLKRKLDQVSQFGCRSFALLFDDIDHNMCAADKEVFSSFAHAQVSITNEIYQYLGEPETFLFCPTEYCGTFCYPNVSQSPYLRTVGEKLLPGIEVLWTGPKVVSKEIPVESIEEVSKIIKRAPVIWDNIHANDYDQKRLFLGPYKGRSTELIPRLKGVLTNPNCEFEANYVAIHTLATWYKSNMNGVRKDVVMTDSEDSTVSIQIKLENEGSDEDIETDVLYSPQMALKLALTEWLQEFGVPHQYSSRQVAHSGAKASVVDGAPLVAAPSLNATTVVTTVYQEPIMSQGAALSGEPTALAKDEEKKQPDEEPMDMVVEKQEETDHKNDNQILTEIVEAKMAEELKPMDTDKESIAESKSPEMSMQEDCISDIAPMQTDEQTNKEQFVPGPNEKPLYTAEPVTLEDLQLLADLFYLPYEHGPKGAQMLREFQWLRANSSVVSVNCKGKDSEKIEEWRSRAAKFEEMCGLVMGMFTRLSNCANRTILYDMYSYVWDIKSIMSMVKSFVQWLGCRSHSSAQFLIGDQEPWAFRGGLAGEFQRLLPIDGANDLFFQPPPLTPTSKVYTIRPYFPKDEASVYKICREMYDDGVGLPFQSQPDLIGDKLVGGLLSLSLDYCFVLEDEDGICGYALGTVDVTPFIKKCKISWIPFMQEKYTKPNGDKELSEAEKIMLSFHEEQEVLPETFLANFPSLIKMDIHKKVTDPSVAKSMMACLLSSLKANGSRGAFCEVRPDDKRILEFYSKLGCFEIAKMEGFPKDVVILGRSL; this is encoded by the exons GATTTTATGGAAGACCATGGGTTATGGAACAGAGAAAAGAACTCTTTAGAAG gCTCCAGAAATGGgaattaaatacatatttgtatgCTCCAAAAGATGACTACAAACATAGGATGTTTTGGCGAGAGATGTATTCAGTGGAGGAAGCCG AGCAACTTATGACTCTCATCTCTGCTGCACGGGAATATGAGATAGAGTTCATCTATGCTATCTCACCTGGATTGGATATTACTTTTTCTAACCCCAAGGAAGTGTCTACATTGAAACGCAAACTGGATCAg gtTTCTCAGTTTGGATGCAGGTCATTTGCcttgctttttgatgatattGACCATAATATGTGTGCAGCTGACAAAGAGGTATTCAGTTCTTTTGCTCATGCCCAGGTCTCCATCACAAATGAAATTTATCAATACCTAGGCGAGCCAGAAACTTTCCTCTTCTGTCCCACAG AATACTGTGGCACTTTTTGTTATCCAAATGTGTCTCAGTCTCCTTACTTAAGGACTGTGGGTGAAAAGCTTCTACCTGGAATTGAGGTGCTTTGGACAG GTCCTAAAGTTGTTTCTAAAGAAATTCCAGTAGAGTCCATTGAAGAGGTTTCGAAGATAATTAAGAGAGCTCCAGTAATCTGGGATAACATTCATGCTAATGATTATGATCAGAAGAGACTGTTTCTGGGCCCATACAAAGGAAGATCCACAGAACTCATCCCACGATTAAAAGGAGTCTTGACTAATCCAAATTGTGAATTTGAAGCCAACTATGTTGCTATCCACACCCTTGCCACCTGGTACAAATCAAACATGAATGGAGTAAGGAAAGATGTAGTGATGA CTGATAGTGAAGACAGTACTGTATCAATCCAGATAAAGTTAGAAAACGAAGGCAGTGATGAAGATATTGAAACTGATGTACTCTATAGTCCACAGATGGCTCTGAAGTTAGCTTTAACAGAATGGTTGCAGGAGTTTGGCGTACCTCATCAGTACAGCA GTAGGCAGGTTGCACACAGTGGCGCTAAAGCAAGTGTAGTTGATGGGgctcctctagttgcagcgccCTCTTTAAATGCCACAACTGTAGTTACGACTGTTTACCAGGAGCCCATTATGAGCCAGGGAGCAGCCTTGAGTGGTGAGCCTACAGCCCTGGCCAAGGACGAAGAAAAGAAACAGCCAGATGAGGAACCCATGGACATGGTAgtggaaaaacaggaagaaacagaCCACAAGAATGACAATCAAATACTAACTGAAATCGTTGAAGCTAAAATGGCAGAGGAATTGAAACCAATGGACACTGATAAAGAAAGCATAGCTGAATCAAAATCCCCAGAGATGTCTATGCAGGAAGATTGCATCAGTGATATTGCCCCTATGCAGACTGATGAACAGACGAACAAGGAGCAGTTTGTGCCTGGTCCAAATGAAAAGCCTTTGTACACTGCAGAACCAGTGACTCTGGAGGATTTGCAGTTACTTGCTGACCTTTTCTACCTTCCTTATGAGCATGGGCCCAAAGGAGCGCAGATGTTACGTGAATTCCAGTGGCTTCGAGCAAATAGCAGTGTTGTCAGTGTCAATTGcaaaggaaaagactctgaaaaa ATTGAAGAATGGCGGTCACGAGCAGCCAAGTTTGAAGAGATGTGCGGACTAGTGATGGGAATGTTCACTCGGCTCTCCAATTGTGCCAACAGGACAATTCTTTATGACATGTACTCCTATGTTTGGGATATCAAGAGTATAATGTCTATGGTGAAGTCTTTTGTACAGTGGTTAG GGTGTCGTAGTCATTCTTCAGCACAGTTCTTAATTGGAGACCAAGAACCCTGGGCCTTTAGAGGTGGTCTAGCAGGAGAGTTCCAG CGTTTGCTGCCAATTGATGGGGCAAATGACCTCTTTTTTCAACCACCCCCACTGACTCCTACCTCCAAAGTTTATACTATCAGACCATATTTTCCTAAAGATGAG GCTTCCGTGTACAAGATTTGCAGAGAAATGTATGACGATGGAGTTGGTTTACCTTTTCAAAGTCAGCCTGACCTTATTGGAGACAA GTTAGTAGGAGGGCTGCTTTCCCTTAGCCTGGATTACTGTTTTGTCCTAGAAGATGAAGATGGCATATGTGGTTATGCCCTGGGCACTGTAGATGTGACCCccttcattaaaaaatgtaaaatttcctgGATTCCCTTCATGCAGGAGAAGTATACCAAACCAAATGGTGATAAAGAACTCTCTGAGGCTGAG aaaataatGTTGAGTTTCCATGAAGAGCAGGAAGTACTGCCAGAAACTTTCCTTGCCAATTTCCCTTCTCTGATAAAGATGGATATTCACAAAAAAGTAACTGATCCAAGTGTAGCCAAAAGCATGATGGCTTGCCTTCTCTCTTCACTGAAAGCCAATG GGTCCCGAGGGGCTTTTTGTGAAGTGAGACCTGATGATAAAAGAATTTTGGAATTTTACAGCAAGTTGGGCTGTTTTGAAATTGCAAAAATGGAAGGATTTCCAAAGGATGTGGTTATTCTTGGTCGGAGCCTGTGA